The following proteins are encoded in a genomic region of Channa argus isolate prfri chromosome 3, Channa argus male v1.0, whole genome shotgun sequence:
- the LOC137123593 gene encoding inactive rhomboid protein 2-like isoform X1 codes for MASQEGEEPTLNRGSSDSRLQSKKPPSLVIAIPPPEVIMSHNPAKQQLQKSLKKSESGQATGSVSESLNGAGDGAHLTRNRRSKVARQTSLSQSIRRNTAQWFGVAENSETKQQVWHRKSLHHCSQRYGKLKAQYREPETATSIDQSLDSPATHRMPKIVDPLARGRAFRYPDELDSHSPRTPHTIHGVPATPGITSLSSFTSQRSGRFPRRKRESVARMSIRAASNLLRGRSGLAGSQTGRSFPRRSFARPSWMDEDPVDSADASESLFFSKVDAHGELYSMTDDVFESPPMSASFAPSEPIEQTPPNIKDVSRTPKTPTQVPENIHTRRGRRIASQVKHFAFDRHKRQYGMGVVGTWLNRHYRHSLSSNVQKQLADLHSHRPYFTYWITFVHIVITLLACGTYGFAPVGFAQHSTSELVLKNKGIYESVKYIQQENFWIGPSSDDLIHLGAKFSPCIRQDLQIVNLIQKAKDLEKQSGCCVQNDNSGCVQTHHTDCSETLATFIKWNNEHVDINRSSGSVCHQDPRVCEEPASAEPHTWPDDITQWPVCTYPNGWNHTGYRHMDCNIKGRPCCIGTKGRCEITTREYCSFMHGYFHEDATLCSQVNCLDDVCGLLPFLNPDVPDQFYRLWLSLFLHAGLLHCMVSVVFQMTILRDLEKLAGWVRISIIYILSGITGNLASALFLPYRAEVGPAGSQFGLLACLFVELFQAWQMLEKPWKAFLKLLGIVLFLFLCGLLPWIDNIAHIFGFLSGLLLSFAFLPYVTFGTFDTYRKRILIVVTILAYIGLFSSLIVWFYIYPINWHWLEHLTCLPFTNKFCEKYDINHDIDNVVH; via the exons CAACTGCAAAAGTCTCTGAAAAAAAGTGAGAGCGGTCAAGCTACCGGTTCTGTGTCAGAAAGCCTCAATGGAGCCGGAGATGGGGCCCATTTAACCAGGAACAGAAGGTCAAAGGTTGCTAGACAAACGTCACTCTCTCAAAGCATACGCAG GAATACAGCCCAATGGTTTGGAGTGGCAGAAAACAGTGAGACAAAGCAGCAGGTATGGCACAGGAAGAGTCTGCACCACTGCAGCCAGCGCTATGGAAAGTTGAAGGCCCAATATAGAGAGCCTGAGACAGCCACCAGCATTGACCAGAGCCTGGACTCACCAGCCACACACAGGATGCCTAAG aTTGTGGATCCCTTAGCACGGGGACGAGCTTTTCGTTACCCAGATGAGTTGGACAGTCACTCCCCCAGGACCCCCCATACCATTCATGGGGTCCCTGCCACTCCGGGGATCACTTCACTGAGCTCCTTCACCAGTCAACGCTCTGGTCGCTTTCCCAGACGCAAGAGGGAGTCTGTAGCCCGTATGAGCATCCGAGCTGCGTCCAACCtgctgagg GGTCGTAGTGGGCTGGCAGGCTCCCAGACTGGACGCAGCTTCCCCCGGAGGAGCTTTGCTAGGCCCAGCTGGATGGATGAGGACCCTGTTGACTCTGCAGATGCATCGGAGTCACTCTTCTTCAGCAAG GTCGATGCCCACGGCGAATTGTACTCCATGACCGATGACGTCTTTGAATCCCCCCCTATGTCAGCATCTTTTGCTCCCAGTGAGCCAATTGAACAGACACCCCCAAACAT CAAGGATGTATCTCGTACGCCTAAGACACCAACACAGGTGCCCGAGAATATCCATACTCGCCGGGGGCGACGCATTGCATCCCAAGTTAAGCACTTTGCATTTGACCGACATAAGCGTCAGTATGGCATGGGTGTCGTTGGGACGTGGCTGAACCGGCACTACCGACATAGCCTTAGCAGCAACGTCCAGAAGCAGCTGGCTGACTTGCACAGTCACCG gCCCTACTTTACCTACTGGATTACATTTGTCCACATAGTAATCACTTTGCTGGCCTGTGGTACATATGGTTTTGCCCCTGTGGGGTTTGCACAACATTCTACTTCTGAACTG GTGCTAAAGAACAAAGGGATTTATGAAAGCGTCAAGTATATCCAACAGGAGAACTTCTGGATTGGTCCTAGCTCT GACGACCTGATCCACTTGGGGGCTAAGTTTTCACCATGTATTCGTCAGGACTTACAGATAGTGAATTTGATCCAGAAGGCAAAAGACCTGGAGAAACAATCAGGCTGCTGTGTTCAGAATGACAATTCTGGATGTGTGCAGACCCACCACACTGACTGCTCT GAGACGCTTGCCACGTTTATTAAATGGAACAATGAGCACGTGGACATTAACAGATCCTCTGGTTCTGTCTGTCACCAGGATCCAAG AGTGTGTGAAGAGCCTGCCTCTGCAGAGCCTCATACGTggccagatgacatcacccagtgGCCG GTGTGTACATATCCCAATGGGTGGAACCACACAGGCTACAGACACATGGACTGTAACATCAAGGGACGACCTTGCTGCATAGGAACTAAGGGCAG ATGTGAGATCACAACAAGAGAGTACTGCTCTTTCATGCATGGTTACTTCCATGAGGATGCCACACTCTGTTCACAG GTCAACTGTCTGGATGATGTGTGCGGCTTGCTGCCATTCCTTAATCCTGATGTTCCGGATCAGTTCTACCGTCTctggctctctctctttcttcatgCAGG GCTCCTTCACTGCATGGTGTCAGTGGTGTTCCAAATGACCATACTGAGAGACCTGGAGAAGCTGGCAGGTTGGGTCCGTATCTCCATCATCTACATCCTCAGCGGCATCACTGGAAACCTTGCCTCGGCTTTGTTCCTGCCCTATAGAGCAGAG GTGGGTCCAGCAGGGTCTCAGTTTGGACTACTTGCTTGCCTCTTCGTTGAGCTGTTCCAAGCTTGGCAGATGTTGGAGAAGCCATGGAAGGCCTTTCTGAAATTGTTGGGCAttgtcctctttctctttctgtgtggcCTCTTGCCATGGATTGACAACATTGCCCACATTTTTGGCTTCCTAAGTGGTTTGCTGCTTTCCTTCGCATTCCTGCCATACGTCACCTTTGGTACTTTTGACACATACCGGAAACGTATCCTAATTGTTGTCACAATTCTGGCCTACATTGGGCTCTTCTCTTCCCTCATCGTTTGGTTTTATATTTACCCAATAAATTGGCACTGGCTGGAGCATCTCACTTGCCTGCCCTTCACAAACAAGTTCTGTGAAAAGTACGACATAAACCACGATATTGACAATGTGGTGCACTGA
- the LOC137123593 gene encoding inactive rhomboid protein 2-like isoform X2 translates to MASQEGEEPTLNRGSSDSRLQSKKPPSLVIAIPPPEQLQKSLKKSESGQATGSVSESLNGAGDGAHLTRNRRSKVARQTSLSQSIRRNTAQWFGVAENSETKQQVWHRKSLHHCSQRYGKLKAQYREPETATSIDQSLDSPATHRMPKIVDPLARGRAFRYPDELDSHSPRTPHTIHGVPATPGITSLSSFTSQRSGRFPRRKRESVARMSIRAASNLLRGRSGLAGSQTGRSFPRRSFARPSWMDEDPVDSADASESLFFSKVDAHGELYSMTDDVFESPPMSASFAPSEPIEQTPPNIKDVSRTPKTPTQVPENIHTRRGRRIASQVKHFAFDRHKRQYGMGVVGTWLNRHYRHSLSSNVQKQLADLHSHRPYFTYWITFVHIVITLLACGTYGFAPVGFAQHSTSELVLKNKGIYESVKYIQQENFWIGPSSDDLIHLGAKFSPCIRQDLQIVNLIQKAKDLEKQSGCCVQNDNSGCVQTHHTDCSETLATFIKWNNEHVDINRSSGSVCHQDPRVCEEPASAEPHTWPDDITQWPVCTYPNGWNHTGYRHMDCNIKGRPCCIGTKGRCEITTREYCSFMHGYFHEDATLCSQVNCLDDVCGLLPFLNPDVPDQFYRLWLSLFLHAGLLHCMVSVVFQMTILRDLEKLAGWVRISIIYILSGITGNLASALFLPYRAEVGPAGSQFGLLACLFVELFQAWQMLEKPWKAFLKLLGIVLFLFLCGLLPWIDNIAHIFGFLSGLLLSFAFLPYVTFGTFDTYRKRILIVVTILAYIGLFSSLIVWFYIYPINWHWLEHLTCLPFTNKFCEKYDINHDIDNVVH, encoded by the exons CAACTGCAAAAGTCTCTGAAAAAAAGTGAGAGCGGTCAAGCTACCGGTTCTGTGTCAGAAAGCCTCAATGGAGCCGGAGATGGGGCCCATTTAACCAGGAACAGAAGGTCAAAGGTTGCTAGACAAACGTCACTCTCTCAAAGCATACGCAG GAATACAGCCCAATGGTTTGGAGTGGCAGAAAACAGTGAGACAAAGCAGCAGGTATGGCACAGGAAGAGTCTGCACCACTGCAGCCAGCGCTATGGAAAGTTGAAGGCCCAATATAGAGAGCCTGAGACAGCCACCAGCATTGACCAGAGCCTGGACTCACCAGCCACACACAGGATGCCTAAG aTTGTGGATCCCTTAGCACGGGGACGAGCTTTTCGTTACCCAGATGAGTTGGACAGTCACTCCCCCAGGACCCCCCATACCATTCATGGGGTCCCTGCCACTCCGGGGATCACTTCACTGAGCTCCTTCACCAGTCAACGCTCTGGTCGCTTTCCCAGACGCAAGAGGGAGTCTGTAGCCCGTATGAGCATCCGAGCTGCGTCCAACCtgctgagg GGTCGTAGTGGGCTGGCAGGCTCCCAGACTGGACGCAGCTTCCCCCGGAGGAGCTTTGCTAGGCCCAGCTGGATGGATGAGGACCCTGTTGACTCTGCAGATGCATCGGAGTCACTCTTCTTCAGCAAG GTCGATGCCCACGGCGAATTGTACTCCATGACCGATGACGTCTTTGAATCCCCCCCTATGTCAGCATCTTTTGCTCCCAGTGAGCCAATTGAACAGACACCCCCAAACAT CAAGGATGTATCTCGTACGCCTAAGACACCAACACAGGTGCCCGAGAATATCCATACTCGCCGGGGGCGACGCATTGCATCCCAAGTTAAGCACTTTGCATTTGACCGACATAAGCGTCAGTATGGCATGGGTGTCGTTGGGACGTGGCTGAACCGGCACTACCGACATAGCCTTAGCAGCAACGTCCAGAAGCAGCTGGCTGACTTGCACAGTCACCG gCCCTACTTTACCTACTGGATTACATTTGTCCACATAGTAATCACTTTGCTGGCCTGTGGTACATATGGTTTTGCCCCTGTGGGGTTTGCACAACATTCTACTTCTGAACTG GTGCTAAAGAACAAAGGGATTTATGAAAGCGTCAAGTATATCCAACAGGAGAACTTCTGGATTGGTCCTAGCTCT GACGACCTGATCCACTTGGGGGCTAAGTTTTCACCATGTATTCGTCAGGACTTACAGATAGTGAATTTGATCCAGAAGGCAAAAGACCTGGAGAAACAATCAGGCTGCTGTGTTCAGAATGACAATTCTGGATGTGTGCAGACCCACCACACTGACTGCTCT GAGACGCTTGCCACGTTTATTAAATGGAACAATGAGCACGTGGACATTAACAGATCCTCTGGTTCTGTCTGTCACCAGGATCCAAG AGTGTGTGAAGAGCCTGCCTCTGCAGAGCCTCATACGTggccagatgacatcacccagtgGCCG GTGTGTACATATCCCAATGGGTGGAACCACACAGGCTACAGACACATGGACTGTAACATCAAGGGACGACCTTGCTGCATAGGAACTAAGGGCAG ATGTGAGATCACAACAAGAGAGTACTGCTCTTTCATGCATGGTTACTTCCATGAGGATGCCACACTCTGTTCACAG GTCAACTGTCTGGATGATGTGTGCGGCTTGCTGCCATTCCTTAATCCTGATGTTCCGGATCAGTTCTACCGTCTctggctctctctctttcttcatgCAGG GCTCCTTCACTGCATGGTGTCAGTGGTGTTCCAAATGACCATACTGAGAGACCTGGAGAAGCTGGCAGGTTGGGTCCGTATCTCCATCATCTACATCCTCAGCGGCATCACTGGAAACCTTGCCTCGGCTTTGTTCCTGCCCTATAGAGCAGAG GTGGGTCCAGCAGGGTCTCAGTTTGGACTACTTGCTTGCCTCTTCGTTGAGCTGTTCCAAGCTTGGCAGATGTTGGAGAAGCCATGGAAGGCCTTTCTGAAATTGTTGGGCAttgtcctctttctctttctgtgtggcCTCTTGCCATGGATTGACAACATTGCCCACATTTTTGGCTTCCTAAGTGGTTTGCTGCTTTCCTTCGCATTCCTGCCATACGTCACCTTTGGTACTTTTGACACATACCGGAAACGTATCCTAATTGTTGTCACAATTCTGGCCTACATTGGGCTCTTCTCTTCCCTCATCGTTTGGTTTTATATTTACCCAATAAATTGGCACTGGCTGGAGCATCTCACTTGCCTGCCCTTCACAAACAAGTTCTGTGAAAAGTACGACATAAACCACGATATTGACAATGTGGTGCACTGA